Proteins co-encoded in one Methanobrevibacter sp. genomic window:
- a CDS encoding type II secretion system F family protein — MIFCRKLKDLKTENKVDSYISNIRKQENEELLLKQIMLNDEKKSDNIEKIRAYVINHINFKIISIASLSIVVSGLLLGMEISVIMFITIFSMLGLILHYPKLNQKRQYNDLNIELPYALRHMSTELKSGKGLYDTLTTIANSNYGSLSKEFERVLEEIKYGNNNEKALINMADRINSEGLTRAIQQIITTLRIGGNLANSLNIIAEDISFDMQIKLKEYSQKLNGFILIYTFIAILGPVILLIMLMAASTVMGDIVPGNLILILYVFFFPLVVIFLGVIIQKLEPKI, encoded by the coding sequence TTGATATTTTGCAGGAAGCTAAAAGATTTGAAGACCGAGAACAAAGTTGACAGCTACATATCCAACATTCGAAAACAGGAAAATGAAGAACTATTATTAAAACAGATAATGCTGAATGACGAGAAAAAATCAGACAACATCGAAAAAATAAGAGCATACGTAATCAACCACATAAATTTCAAAATAATTTCAATAGCTTCATTATCGATAGTGGTAAGCGGACTTCTCCTTGGAATGGAGATTTCAGTGATTATGTTCATAACAATATTTTCAATGCTGGGATTGATTTTGCATTATCCTAAACTAAATCAAAAAAGACAATACAACGATTTGAATATCGAGCTTCCCTATGCCTTAAGACACATGAGCACTGAATTAAAATCAGGTAAGGGATTGTATGACACACTAACAACAATAGCAAATTCGAATTACGGTTCATTGTCAAAAGAATTTGAAAGGGTTTTGGAAGAGATAAAATATGGAAACAACAATGAAAAGGCCCTAATAAATATGGCTGACCGAATCAATTCGGAAGGGCTTACCAGAGCCATTCAACAAATAATAACAACACTAAGAATAGGAGGAAATCTAGCCAATAGCCTAAATATAATTGCTGAAGATATCTCCTTTGATATGCAGATCAAACTAAAAGAGTATTCTCAAAAATTAAACGGTTTTATATTAATATATACATTCATAGCTATTTTAGGACCAGTAATCTTATTAATAATGTTAATGGCTGCTTCAACAGTAATGGGCGACATTGTACCTGGAAATCTCATACTGATATTATATGTCTTCTTTTTCCCATTGGTTGTGATATTCCTAGGAGTAATAATACAAAAACTAGAACCTAAAATTTAA
- a CDS encoding delta 1-pyrroline-5-carboxylate synthetase encodes MENVIKVGGSLFPNHAIELIRQLNGTNSLVILGGGEFANLVRKYDEELNLSDETAHWTAIDCMDIVSKIVADKVDTAEIATTLKDAYDLMENGLTPILITSGILKEEDPFESSWEVTSDSIAAYVSHLLNAKLLIVTNVNGIYTQEPSVKGAKFIDMIDAKTLLTFDETSIDLMLPSLLLEFGTDCYIVNGKYPERVLSLIGDEGAFDFDYTEIKGE; translated from the coding sequence ATAGAAAATGTAATTAAGGTTGGGGGAAGCTTATTCCCTAATCATGCAATAGAATTGATTAGGCAGTTAAATGGAACCAACTCTCTTGTTATTTTGGGAGGGGGAGAATTTGCTAATCTAGTTCGTAAATATGATGAAGAATTGAATTTGTCTGATGAAACTGCTCATTGGACAGCTATTGATTGTATGGATATAGTATCCAAAATTGTTGCTGATAAGGTGGACACTGCCGAAATAGCTACAACTTTAAAAGATGCCTATGACTTAATGGAAAATGGCCTGACACCAATCTTGATAACTTCTGGAATTTTAAAAGAAGAAGATCCCTTTGAAAGTTCATGGGAAGTCACTTCAGATTCCATAGCAGCTTATGTCTCACACCTTCTAAATGCAAAACTTTTAATAGTAACAAATGTAAATGGTATATATACCCAAGAACCTTCTGTGAAAGGTGCTAAATTCATTGACATGATTGATGCAAAAACTTTGCTAACTTTTGATGAGACATCAATTGATTTAATGTTACCTTCACTGCTATTAGAATTTGGGACTGATTGTTATATAGTAAATGGGAAGTATCCGGAAAGAGTATTGAGCCTTATTGGTGATGAAGGTGCTTTCGATTTTGATTATACTGAAATAAAAGGAGAATAA
- a CDS encoding MarR family winged helix-turn-helix transcriptional regulator produces MIDYREIVEDSPFILCHFITLLKTHDYYLNQFLKQTDISLGQYYMLMYIYENGNFNQSDIAKVCLMNRSGVSRAFKEFEKNGLIKREVDENNKRAYKITLTQKGIDTAEFLQQKENEWQEMICEDLDMDIDELKDLLEKLALKSLFYNREKFLG; encoded by the coding sequence GTGATTGATTATAGGGAGATAGTTGAGGACAGTCCATTTATATTATGTCATTTTATAACACTTCTAAAAACTCATGATTATTATTTAAATCAATTTTTAAAACAGACAGACATTAGTTTGGGCCAATACTATATGCTGATGTATATTTATGAAAATGGCAATTTCAATCAATCGGACATAGCTAAGGTTTGCTTAATGAATCGCAGTGGTGTTTCCAGGGCTTTCAAAGAGTTTGAGAAAAACGGTTTAATCAAAAGGGAAGTTGATGAAAACAATAAGAGAGCTTATAAAATCACCCTGACACAAAAGGGAATCGACACTGCCGAATTTTTACAACAAAAAGAAAATGAATGGCAGGAAATGATTTGTGAAGATCTGGATATGGACATTGATGAATTGAAAGATTTGCTTGAGAAATTGGCTTTGAAATCATTATTTTATAATCGTGAAAAGTTTTTAGGATAA
- a CDS encoding putative zinc-binding protein: MSEKIALVSCSGLSPLGLVVRAATVELALDEDNIVAACITEYSAQPNQCSPILNDANVVSISGCEDDCTSVILEEKGIDVVKNIPAEKIVKEFDLNPNDAARLDEDGELAVKKLKEVILKELKDL; encoded by the coding sequence ATGAGTGAAAAAATAGCTTTAGTTTCTTGTAGTGGATTAAGTCCTTTAGGTTTAGTTGTAAGGGCGGCAACAGTTGAATTGGCTTTGGATGAGGACAATATTGTAGCGGCTTGTATTACTGAATACTCTGCACAACCAAACCAATGCAGCCCAATTTTAAATGATGCGAATGTTGTATCCATTAGTGGCTGTGAAGATGATTGTACTTCCGTAATTTTGGAAGAGAAGGGAATTGATGTTGTAAAGAATATTCCTGCTGAAAAAATAGTAAAAGAATTTGATTTAAATCCTAACGATGCAGCTAGATTGGATGAAGATGGGGAACTGGCTGTTAAAAAATTAAAAGAAGTAATTTTAAAAGAATTAAAAGATTTATAA
- a CDS encoding DUF2142 domain-containing protein, giving the protein MNEYYGLLLDNKRFVLLYIVALFVFIIPMLSPRNIDFPNFEIFSFVCIAILGSFLILFSVKNKNSLHKVAFAVIMFIGVLMTFIAPPFSIPDEYIHFARVLHVAGGNLFVMDSSKSSVFINGFHYKLLYYIFDLYKFHVRGIGSLLLNNPRAWAPISSVPENYVLRVTTTPFYTYVFSAIGVLLAKILDLGVIWAVWLSRIFNVVFYAAIVSFAIKKTPVYKMQLFFVSLTPLIIPILSSSNYDAFIFAFIILATAYFIYMYKNKVGSKDLLMFFICCLLIGLIKPPFIIFALIILLLPKKNLSYKHPWVMLAAYLLLLFAVSAIIFKGNVMFTQTPSAVSTKPTVSIVGQTMFLINNPLRILEIFGEAFEGLYNFIVNGYYFYEYRTSAFKGLQLYNICYFVFFILFSIYYPTRIQLSKHKKEALIIFFILFYFGMFFLIYLIWCSVGIGKVRGMQARYFLPLMPLVPLAFNSPKPETDKMDNLVFTGIILFAAGVLMMCILHFY; this is encoded by the coding sequence TTGAATGAATATTATGGGCTTCTTTTAGATAATAAGAGATTTGTTTTATTGTATATTGTTGCCCTATTTGTTTTTATTATTCCAATGCTTTCTCCAAGAAACATAGATTTTCCAAACTTTGAAATTTTTTCCTTTGTTTGCATAGCTATTCTTGGCAGTTTTCTTATTCTGTTTTCTGTTAAAAATAAGAATTCTCTTCATAAAGTGGCTTTTGCCGTAATCATGTTTATTGGAGTTTTGATGACATTTATAGCGCCCCCATTTTCAATTCCGGATGAATATATTCATTTCGCTCGTGTTTTGCATGTTGCTGGAGGTAACTTATTTGTTATGGACAGCAGTAAGAGTTCTGTTTTCATAAACGGATTTCATTATAAGCTATTGTATTACATATTCGATTTATATAAGTTTCATGTGCGCGGCATAGGTTCTCTTCTTCTAAACAACCCTAGGGCTTGGGCGCCTATTTCTTCAGTGCCTGAAAATTATGTTTTAAGGGTAACAACAACTCCATTTTACACATATGTTTTCTCAGCTATTGGAGTGTTGTTGGCTAAAATTTTAGATTTAGGTGTTATCTGGGCCGTTTGGCTTTCAAGAATTTTCAATGTTGTTTTCTATGCTGCAATTGTTTCATTTGCCATTAAGAAGACACCTGTCTATAAAATGCAATTGTTTTTCGTATCTCTTACTCCGCTGATCATTCCGATCTTAAGCTCATCCAACTATGATGCATTCATATTTGCATTCATAATTTTGGCAACAGCATATTTCATTTACATGTATAAAAATAAGGTTGGAAGCAAGGATCTTTTGATGTTCTTCATCTGTTGTTTGTTGATTGGGCTTATAAAACCACCTTTTATCATTTTTGCATTAATAATATTGTTGCTTCCAAAGAAAAATTTGAGCTATAAGCATCCTTGGGTAATGCTTGCAGCATATCTGTTGTTATTGTTTGCTGTTTCAGCCATTATCTTTAAAGGGAATGTTATGTTTACTCAAACACCGTCTGCGGTTTCTACAAAACCGACCGTTTCTATTGTTGGTCAAACAATGTTTTTAATCAACAATCCTTTGAGAATTTTAGAAATATTTGGGGAAGCCTTTGAAGGTTTGTACAATTTCATCGTAAATGGTTATTATTTCTACGAATATAGAACTAGTGCTTTTAAAGGACTTCAATTGTACAATATCTGTTATTTCGTGTTCTTTATATTGTTTTCAATTTATTATCCTACCAGAATACAATTGTCTAAGCATAAGAAAGAGGCATTGATTATATTTTTCATATTGTTTTATTTCGGAATGTTCTTCTTAATCTATTTGATCTGGTGTTCTGTAGGCATAGGCAAGGTTCGCGGAATGCAGGCAAGGTACTTTTTGCCGTTAATGCCGTTGGTTCCACTTGCATTTAACAGTCCAAAACCAGAAACGGATAAAATGGACAATCTTGTCTTTACAGGAATAATCCTTTTTGCCGCAGGCGTTCTTATGATGTGTATTTTGCACTTCTATTAA
- the pth2 gene encoding aminoacyl-tRNA hydrolase — MKQVMVVRSDLKMGKGKIAAQCCHGCLGAYKRANPIKVKEWERSGMAKVTCKVGSLEELLELKKLAIINKVPHYLVVDAGKTQIPTSTTTVLAIGPDEDEIIDKITGDLKLL; from the coding sequence ATGAAACAAGTTATGGTTGTAAGATCTGATTTAAAGATGGGAAAAGGAAAGATAGCTGCTCAGTGCTGTCATGGATGTTTGGGAGCCTATAAAAGAGCTAATCCAATCAAGGTTAAGGAGTGGGAACGTTCAGGAATGGCAAAAGTAACTTGTAAGGTAGGTTCTTTGGAGGAACTCTTGGAGCTTAAAAAATTGGCCATCATTAACAAGGTTCCTCATTATTTGGTAGTTGATGCTGGAAAGACTCAGATACCTACATCAACCACTACCGTTTTAGCTATTGGTCCTGATGAAGATGAAATAATTGACAAAATCACTGGGGATTTGAAGCTTTTGTAA
- a CDS encoding zinc finger domain-containing protein, with the protein MKEVDCISCKQEIPLTGPFVEFECPICGAKIARCEKCRTFGHAYKCECGFEGP; encoded by the coding sequence ATGAAAGAAGTAGACTGTATTTCATGTAAACAAGAAATTCCATTAACAGGACCTTTCGTAGAATTCGAATGTCCTATTTGTGGTGCTAAAATCGCAAGATGTGAAAAATGCCGTACCTTTGGTCACGCTTACAAATGTGAATGTGGTTTTGAAGGTCCATAG
- a CDS encoding winged helix-turn-helix domain-containing protein — translation MDDKTLILTEFIKQSPNRTKVLKSIGNDVLKPTDITNKTNIHINNVSRSLKQMKEKNIVYLLNPNSKKGRLYKLTEDGVNVLKNLK, via the coding sequence ATGGATGATAAAACATTAATATTAACAGAATTTATTAAACAATCACCTAACAGAACAAAGGTATTAAAATCTATAGGAAATGATGTTTTAAAACCAACAGACATAACCAACAAAACCAATATCCATATAAACAATGTAAGCAGGTCATTAAAGCAAATGAAAGAGAAAAATATTGTTTATCTTTTAAACCCTAATTCTAAAAAAGGTAGGTTATATAAACTTACTGAAGACGGTGTGAACGTCTTGAAAAATTTAAAATAA
- a CDS encoding elongation factor 1-beta, translating to MGEVVATLRIMPESPEVDLDALKAAIEAAMPDDAEFHEIKEEPIAFGLVALDLVFIIEDGEGGTESTEEAMGNLDNVASIEITDTRRLM from the coding sequence ATGGGAGAAGTAGTAGCAACATTAAGAATCATGCCGGAAAGTCCAGAAGTAGATTTAGATGCTCTTAAAGCAGCAATTGAAGCAGCAATGCCTGATGACGCTGAGTTCCATGAAATCAAAGAAGAACCTATTGCATTTGGTTTAGTAGCTTTAGATTTAGTATTCATCATTGAAGACGGTGAAGGTGGAACAGAATCTACTGAAGAAGCTATGGGTAACTTAGACAACGTAGCTAGTATAGAAATAACAGATACCAGAAGATTAATGTAA
- a CDS encoding DUF4012 domain-containing protein — MKRRNKLLIAIIIVILIGVVAIIGQIFYLGNNTTLDEGNRTILVCAIDESEVRPGMGACDMAFLVYLDNGSLVNYTAIYPGGMTHPTEAEPAEGQALGAGSKLLLHDSFWEKDNKRSMELAKEIVQHNMNMTQPIDAVVAINTQALDAILSSAGTVTVNGEKVNVSGIDIIREDQYGNGESRGDAVLELVKAIAKSADNPNVKAKMVQAAIDQYSKGNIVMEPAGDFVGLLASKGFSNLFG; from the coding sequence ATGAAAAGAAGAAACAAACTTCTTATTGCAATTATTATTGTGATACTTATTGGTGTTGTTGCCATTATTGGTCAAATTTTCTATTTAGGTAATAATACTACATTGGATGAAGGTAATAGGACCATTTTGGTTTGTGCTATTGATGAAAGTGAAGTTCGTCCTGGAATGGGGGCTTGTGATATGGCATTTTTAGTATATTTGGATAATGGTTCTTTGGTTAATTACACAGCTATCTATCCAGGAGGTATGACTCACCCTACAGAAGCCGAACCTGCGGAGGGTCAAGCTTTAGGTGCGGGATCAAAATTATTACTTCACGATTCATTTTGGGAAAAGGATAATAAAAGATCAATGGAACTTGCAAAAGAAATTGTACAGCATAATATGAATATGACACAGCCTATCGATGCGGTTGTTGCAATTAATACACAAGCATTGGATGCAATTTTAAGCTCTGCTGGAACAGTCACCGTAAATGGTGAAAAAGTAAATGTAAGTGGTATTGATATTATTCGTGAAGATCAATATGGAAACGGTGAAAGTAGAGGGGATGCAGTATTGGAATTAGTTAAAGCTATTGCTAAATCTGCAGACAATCCTAATGTGAAAGCAAAAATGGTTCAAGCAGCAATTGACCAATACTCAAAAGGAAATATTGTAATGGAACCAGCAGGAGACTTTGTTGGTTTATTAGCATCAAAAGGATTTTCCAATTTATTTGGATAA
- a CDS encoding ribosome biogenesis/translation initiation ATPase RLI produces MSRISILDKDKCQPKKCDYLCIHYCPGVRMEEDTIVVDEDTKKPLISEQLCQGCGICTNRCPFDAVTIINLPEAIGEPIHRFGQNQFELFGLPSLTEGQVLGLLGQNGIGKSTIMRILSGDLIPNFGNFDEKPENWDDVIEHYKGSALQNYFKALSEGKIKTVLKPQMVDQLPKVVKGKVRDLLTNVDERNKFDYVCKELDLENVLDRKMENLSGGELQRVAIAATVLREGDFYYFDEPTSWLDVSQRLNAVKVIRSLAEDGKSVLVIEHDLATLDALSDNIHILYGEPGGYGVVSGRKGVRLGINAYINGFLAEENIRIRKNPIEFTIRPPTEEEDGDALASYSDLDKDYKEFKLTVDAGEIYHDEIVTAFGSNGIGKTTFAKILAGVSEPTTGEIDEEVIIAYKPQYIVTNFEGTVQDFLYMHAPSYGSKIFDSEIMKPLQLNDLLEKEVKTLSGGELQRLAIAATLSKDAQIYLFDEPTAFLDVEQRLVAARVIRKIIESRNAASLIVDHDIVFIDYISDRAMVFDGTPGIEGHASKPTDLRTSMNKFLGNLNVTFRRDKETKRPRVNKLDSYLDREQKELGEYYYLTD; encoded by the coding sequence ATGAGTCGTATTTCTATATTAGATAAAGATAAATGTCAACCAAAGAAGTGTGATTATCTTTGTATCCATTACTGTCCAGGAGTTAGGATGGAAGAAGATACAATAGTGGTTGATGAAGATACCAAAAAACCCTTAATTTCAGAACAGTTATGCCAAGGTTGCGGTATTTGTACGAACAGATGTCCGTTTGATGCCGTGACAATTATTAACTTACCAGAAGCGATTGGAGAACCTATCCACAGATTTGGTCAAAACCAGTTCGAACTGTTTGGTCTTCCAAGCCTGACTGAAGGACAGGTTTTAGGTCTTTTAGGACAGAACGGTATTGGAAAAAGTACAATCATGAGAATACTTTCTGGAGATTTAATTCCGAACTTTGGAAACTTTGACGAAAAGCCTGAAAACTGGGATGATGTAATAGAACATTACAAAGGTTCAGCTCTTCAAAACTACTTCAAAGCACTTTCCGAAGGTAAAATAAAGACCGTACTTAAACCACAAATGGTAGATCAACTTCCAAAGGTTGTAAAAGGAAAAGTAAGGGATTTGCTTACAAATGTGGATGAAAGAAACAAATTTGACTATGTTTGTAAAGAATTGGATCTTGAAAATGTTCTTGACAGGAAAATGGAGAACCTGTCTGGAGGAGAACTTCAAAGGGTAGCTATTGCAGCAACCGTATTAAGAGAAGGGGATTTCTACTACTTTGACGAACCGACCTCATGGTTGGATGTGTCTCAAAGACTCAATGCAGTGAAAGTAATCAGATCACTTGCAGAAGACGGCAAATCAGTACTTGTAATCGAACACGATTTAGCTACACTTGATGCATTGTCCGACAATATCCACATATTATATGGTGAACCTGGAGGATACGGTGTTGTTTCAGGAAGAAAAGGAGTAAGGCTTGGAATTAATGCATACATAAATGGATTTTTAGCAGAGGAAAACATTAGAATCAGGAAAAATCCTATTGAATTTACAATAAGGCCCCCAACTGAAGAGGAAGATGGTGATGCCCTTGCAAGCTACAGTGACCTTGATAAAGACTATAAGGAGTTTAAATTGACTGTAGATGCAGGTGAAATATATCATGACGAAATAGTGACTGCATTCGGTTCAAACGGTATTGGAAAAACAACATTTGCTAAAATACTGGCTGGAGTAAGCGAACCTACAACCGGAGAGATTGATGAGGAAGTAATAATAGCTTACAAGCCACAATACATTGTTACAAACTTTGAAGGAACAGTTCAGGACTTTTTATACATGCATGCTCCAAGCTACGGATCCAAAATCTTTGACAGCGAGATAATGAAGCCATTGCAATTAAACGATTTGCTTGAAAAGGAAGTTAAAACATTATCCGGAGGAGAACTTCAAAGATTGGCAATAGCTGCAACACTTTCAAAAGATGCTCAAATTTATCTGTTCGACGAACCAACAGCATTCCTAGATGTTGAGCAAAGGTTAGTGGCAGCACGTGTTATCCGTAAAATTATCGAAAGTAGAAACGCAGCATCATTGATTGTTGATCACGATATTGTATTTATCGACTATATCTCCGACAGGGCAATGGTATTTGACGGAACACCAGGTATTGAAGGCCATGCATCAAAACCGACTGACTTAAGAACATCTATGAACAAATTCTTAGGAAATCTTAATGTAACCTTCAGAAGAGATAAAGAAACAAAAAGGCCAAGAGTCAACAAGCTTGACAGTTATCTTGACCGTGAACAAAAAGAGTTAGGAGAATATTATTATCTTACAGATTGA
- a CDS encoding zinc-ribbon domain-containing protein translates to MVKCSNCGTEGMGKFCSQCGTKLVHKEAPTVETKIENGSDGMVKFNKCSSCGSSVDSSAKFCDMCGADLDENKEVIVVEKVNPIKSAIFSAIVPGIGQVYNNQPKKGLIIFVIWIIGVILILFIVGWIIVVIMWLYSIYDAFTSAKKLNEGILLDDSIL, encoded by the coding sequence ATGGTCAAATGCTCTAATTGTGGAACTGAAGGTATGGGAAAATTCTGCAGTCAATGTGGGACTAAACTTGTTCATAAAGAAGCCCCAACTGTGGAAACTAAAATTGAGAATGGGTCCGATGGCATGGTGAAGTTTAATAAATGTTCTAGCTGCGGCAGTTCTGTTGACAGTTCGGCTAAATTTTGCGACATGTGTGGTGCTGATCTGGATGAAAACAAAGAGGTTATTGTTGTGGAAAAGGTTAATCCCATAAAATCGGCAATATTTTCAGCTATTGTTCCGGGGATAGGTCAGGTTTACAATAATCAACCTAAAAAAGGTTTGATAATTTTTGTTATTTGGATAATTGGTGTCATATTGATTCTTTTTATTGTTGGTTGGATTATTGTTGTTATAATGTGGCTGTATTCAATTTACGATGCCTTCACATCAGCCAAAAAGTTAAACGAGGGAATCCTTCTGGATGATTCAATTTTATAA
- a CDS encoding M48 family metallopeptidase, with protein MARNERSAINPFTNKKHLDFVNDDKFLDTHYNEYYRIINNSELIDNTEEGLLVAEIANNLIEAVERFLNNIGRSDYTKDYYEWEFHLVNDPTVNAWCMPGGKIVMYSGMFGPANDENDLALILGHEMAHALLDHSRTQVSARKAKNGITTAARIGSIGLSLFGFGEAAALTRAVTNVADIGSELLVLKPFGRDHEFEADRLGMMIMHWAGYDIEGVPDFWSRVSNQNRNEHDFFSTHPADSKRIAKMEELIIEIENGKDFYNTPVLGDGSFQNDDVVQIPSDKVKCPKCGNLVDDSNNFCIYCGNSLENVKVPKPSKICPKCGFSNDEDSSFCIECGSNLKEQLEISSNTCSKCGKTLKNTDKFCTGCGTPVDGNFSSLNCPKCGKQIKGDELFCTNCGEKL; from the coding sequence ATGGCAAGGAATGAGAGGAGCGCCATAAATCCCTTCACCAATAAGAAACATTTGGATTTTGTTAATGATGACAAATTTTTGGATACTCATTATAATGAATATTATAGGATTATTAACAATTCCGAGTTAATTGATAATACTGAAGAGGGATTGTTGGTTGCTGAAATTGCTAATAATTTAATCGAAGCGGTTGAAAGATTTTTGAATAACATTGGCAGGTCAGATTACACTAAAGATTATTATGAATGGGAATTTCATTTGGTTAATGACCCTACAGTAAATGCATGGTGCATGCCTGGAGGGAAAATTGTAATGTACAGCGGAATGTTTGGCCCAGCTAACGATGAGAATGACTTGGCTTTAATATTGGGGCATGAAATGGCTCATGCATTGCTGGATCATTCAAGAACACAGGTCAGTGCAAGAAAGGCTAAAAATGGCATTACGACAGCTGCACGAATCGGTTCAATAGGTTTGAGTTTATTTGGCTTTGGGGAAGCTGCGGCTCTTACTCGGGCAGTAACTAATGTTGCAGATATAGGTTCTGAATTATTAGTATTGAAACCATTCGGTCGCGATCATGAATTCGAAGCAGATAGATTGGGAATGATGATAATGCATTGGGCAGGTTATGATATTGAAGGCGTTCCTGACTTTTGGTCAAGGGTAAGCAATCAAAATAGGAATGAGCATGATTTCTTTTCAACTCATCCTGCAGACTCCAAAAGGATAGCAAAAATGGAAGAGCTGATAATTGAAATTGAAAACGGTAAGGATTTTTACAATACTCCTGTTTTGGGAGATGGCTCCTTTCAAAATGATGATGTTGTTCAGATACCTTCAGATAAAGTCAAATGTCCAAAATGCGGCAATCTGGTCGATGATAGTAATAATTTCTGCATTTACTGCGGCAACAGTCTGGAAAACGTTAAGGTTCCCAAACCTTCAAAGATTTGTCCGAAGTGCGGTTTTTCAAATGACGAAGATTCAAGTTTCTGCATTGAATGTGGCTCTAATCTAAAGGAACAACTGGAAATAAGTAGCAATACTTGCTCAAAATGTGGTAAAACTTTAAAGAACACTGATAAGTTTTGCACAGGTTGTGGAACTCCTGTTGATGGAAATTTCAGTTCATTAAACTGTCCTAAATGTGGAAAACAGATTAAGGGAGATGAATTGTTCTGTACTAATTGTGGTGAGAAGCTCTAA
- a CDS encoding tripartite tricarboxylate transporter permease, protein MLELVIACFLGILIGTMTGMVPGIHVNTAGAILFASSTFLLLFVSPEFLCVLMVGMSIAHALIEFVPSMLLGVPEEGTAVSILPGHRMVLEGRAKETIRIVSIGGFGAIIVVIIMLPVFAIVLPFLMNISKPYTWILLSVVSVYLIYKLTNTFKKFLWSSLLFILSGLLGWIVFQTPIQSGISMMCMFSGLFGISTILFSLNDNSTIPPQNEDYEFNLDFSKLKSIFAGGTAGAILGFLPGFGPAQGSIIAQSASGSKGEDDDTTNFLLANAGLNTSDCLFSLIAIYLIGNPRSGIAVYMSYLVAEFSINHLLIFIFASLISVSISLVICLKLGDSFSKLMGGIDYRKLSIAVIVLQIVILYIFVFYYKGPIFFITLLLITSTAMGLLPHYLGVGKSHLMGVLIIPAIAIYFQMFN, encoded by the coding sequence ATGTTAGAATTAGTTATAGCTTGTTTTTTAGGAATTTTGATAGGGACCATGACAGGAATGGTTCCAGGAATCCATGTTAACACTGCAGGAGCAATCTTATTTGCATCATCAACCTTTCTTCTGCTTTTCGTATCTCCGGAATTTCTTTGCGTATTGATGGTTGGGATGTCAATAGCTCATGCTTTAATAGAATTTGTGCCCTCTATGCTTTTAGGAGTTCCTGAGGAAGGTACTGCAGTTTCCATACTTCCGGGTCATAGGATGGTTTTGGAGGGTAGGGCCAAGGAAACCATTAGAATAGTTTCCATTGGTGGTTTTGGAGCAATCATCGTGGTTATAATAATGCTCCCTGTATTTGCGATTGTTTTACCATTTTTAATGAATATTTCCAAGCCATATACATGGATTCTTCTTTCAGTAGTGTCAGTTTATTTGATCTATAAGCTTACAAACACATTCAAAAAGTTTCTATGGTCTTCTCTTCTTTTCATACTTTCAGGTTTGCTTGGTTGGATTGTATTTCAAACACCTATTCAATCAGGAATATCCATGATGTGCATGTTTTCAGGCCTTTTCGGAATAAGTACAATACTTTTTAGTTTAAATGACAATTCCACAATTCCTCCTCAAAATGAAGATTACGAATTCAATCTTGATTTTTCCAAACTGAAAAGCATTTTTGCAGGGGGAACTGCAGGGGCCATATTAGGATTTCTTCCGGGTTTCGGCCCTGCACAGGGAAGTATTATAGCTCAAAGTGCAAGTGGCAGCAAGGGGGAGGATGATGACACCACCAATTTCTTACTTGCAAATGCAGGTTTAAACACTTCCGATTGCTTATTCTCTTTAATAGCTATTTATCTGATTGGAAATCCAAGGAGTGGAATTGCAGTTTACATGTCTTATCTGGTTGCTGAATTTTCCATCAACCATCTTTTAATTTTTATTTTCGCTTCCCTGATATCCGTTTCAATTTCTTTAGTGATATGCTTGAAATTAGGTGACTCATTTTCAAAATTAATGGGCGGAATTGATTACAGGAAACTTTCAATTGCCGTTATTGTTTTGCAAATTGTAATTTTGTATATTTTTGTATTTTATTATAAGGGTCCAATATTTTTCATAACTCTTTTATTAATCACGTCAACTGCTATGGGGCTTTTACCACATTATTTGGGTGTTGGAAAGTCTCATTTGATGGGTGTATTAATCATTCCAGCTATTGCAATTTATTTTCAGATGTTTAATTAA